One stretch of Armigeres subalbatus isolate Guangzhou_Male chromosome 2, GZ_Asu_2, whole genome shotgun sequence DNA includes these proteins:
- the LOC134210161 gene encoding programmed cell death protein 2 isoform X1: METAVDLGFLEPCEEWLLANKFFRSKVGGKPAWLELKNIPIPKDLLCDGCEEPCIFLCQVYAPLEDQEKCFHRMLYLFVCSNASCYQVNQSKNIKVLRSQLPRSNDHYDFDPPKEDKPSEPVPSPVPLCVVCGCRGPQQCSKCRKVNYCGVVHQRLDWKQNHKAVCGATTIVDNKNQNSNILFPQYEIVTEPEEIEQTTKLTEEENVKKQMEEYDKLVEQGKIGELSEVSESEMDTYAEQLEDKHFEKFKQRVAFDPDQVLRYDRKGKPLWLSPIVPSEIPDCELCHGPRVFEFQIMPQLLNSLKNENIDWGTLAIFTCEQSCSTPDNCYIKEYVFKQDVISTEQPKPLETST, from the exons ATGGAAACTGCCGTGGATTTAGGATTCTTAGAGCCTTGTGAAGAGTGGCTATTGGCTAACAAGTTTTTTCGTAGCAAAGTGGGTGGAAAACCAGCTTGGCTTGAGCTGAAGAACATTCCAATTCCAAAGGATTTGCTTTGCGACGGATGTGAGGAGCCGTGTATTTTTCTTTGTCAG gtGTATGCTCCTTTGGAAGATCAAGAAAAGTGTTTCCACCGGATGCTGTACTTGTTCGTATGTTCAAATGCCAGCTGCTACCAGGTTAATCAGAGCAA AAACATCAAAGTGCTTCGCAGTCAGCTACCTCGCAGCAACGATCACTACGACTTCGATCCTCCAAAGGAAGATAAGCCTTCGGAACCGGTTCCATCGCCGGTGCCACTTTGCGTCGTCTGTGGCTGTCGCGGACCGCAGCAATGCTCCAAATGTCGAAAGGTGAACTACTGCGGTGTAGTGCACCAACGCTTGGACTGGAAGCAAAACCACAAAGCCGTTTGTGGGGCGACTACCATTGTGGACAATAAAAATCAGAATTCAAACATCTTGTTCCCACAGTACGAGATTGTAACAGAACCGGAGGAAATT GAACAAACGACCAAGCTTACCGAGGAAGAGAATGTCAAGAAGCAAATGGAGGAATACGACAAACTAGTCGAACAAGGTAAAATTGGAGAATTGAGCGAAGTGTCCGAAAGTGAAATGGATACATATGCGGAACAACTGGAAGACAAGCATTTTGAGAAGTTTAAGCAACGTGTCGCTTTCGATCCGGATCAG GTTCTACGATATGACAGAAAGGGAAAACCGCTTTGGTTATCCCCAATCGTGCCTAGTGAAATTCCTGATTGCGAATTATGCCACGGCCCACGAGTGTTCGAATTTCAG ATAATGCCTCAACTGCTGAAcagtttgaaaaatgaaaacatcGACTGGGGAACTCTGGCCATTTTCACGTGTGAGCAAAGTTGTTCCACGCCCGACAACTGTT
- the LOC134210161 gene encoding programmed cell death protein 2 isoform X2, with translation METAVDLGFLEPCEEWLLANKFFRSKVGGKPAWLELKNIPIPKDLLCDGCEEPCIFLCQVYAPLEDQEKCFHRMLYLFVCSNASCYQVNQSKNIKVLRSQLPRSNDHYDFDPPKEDKPSEPVPSPVPLCVVCGCRGPQQCSKCRKVNYCGVVHQRLDWKQNHKAVCGATTIVDNKNQNSNILFPQYEIVTEPEEIEQTTKLTEEENVKKQMEEYDKLVEQGKIGELSEVSESEMDTYAEQLEDKHFEKFKQRVAFDPDQVLRYDRKGKPLWLSPIVPSEIPDCELCHGPRVFEFQTLLHYI, from the exons ATGGAAACTGCCGTGGATTTAGGATTCTTAGAGCCTTGTGAAGAGTGGCTATTGGCTAACAAGTTTTTTCGTAGCAAAGTGGGTGGAAAACCAGCTTGGCTTGAGCTGAAGAACATTCCAATTCCAAAGGATTTGCTTTGCGACGGATGTGAGGAGCCGTGTATTTTTCTTTGTCAG gtGTATGCTCCTTTGGAAGATCAAGAAAAGTGTTTCCACCGGATGCTGTACTTGTTCGTATGTTCAAATGCCAGCTGCTACCAGGTTAATCAGAGCAA AAACATCAAAGTGCTTCGCAGTCAGCTACCTCGCAGCAACGATCACTACGACTTCGATCCTCCAAAGGAAGATAAGCCTTCGGAACCGGTTCCATCGCCGGTGCCACTTTGCGTCGTCTGTGGCTGTCGCGGACCGCAGCAATGCTCCAAATGTCGAAAGGTGAACTACTGCGGTGTAGTGCACCAACGCTTGGACTGGAAGCAAAACCACAAAGCCGTTTGTGGGGCGACTACCATTGTGGACAATAAAAATCAGAATTCAAACATCTTGTTCCCACAGTACGAGATTGTAACAGAACCGGAGGAAATT GAACAAACGACCAAGCTTACCGAGGAAGAGAATGTCAAGAAGCAAATGGAGGAATACGACAAACTAGTCGAACAAGGTAAAATTGGAGAATTGAGCGAAGTGTCCGAAAGTGAAATGGATACATATGCGGAACAACTGGAAGACAAGCATTTTGAGAAGTTTAAGCAACGTGTCGCTTTCGATCCGGATCAG GTTCTACGATATGACAGAAAGGGAAAACCGCTTTGGTTATCCCCAATCGTGCCTAGTGAAATTCCTGATTGCGAATTATGCCACGGCCCACGAGTGTTCGAATTTCAG ACATTGCTccattatatttaa